Proteins encoded together in one Vallitalea longa window:
- a CDS encoding ABC transporter permease, with product MKLMSTYIKEMKIAFRGFYFYIEIAVALILLVILLVAVDTKPDSADKEYVYYDMPEEVYDSLYVEDIQEGKIVDIKDKEFKLKPIKFQLTNKETGEVTEYDFVDEKTITTEAKQAIDKDTGKVMKTIYRTKNEEDMLRLSYQTGKIGATTTMSDTGEFSYRYILQGYETERYSDLLYILHTLPTDEIRAQRDKQVIRELGSTDRLNTREAVVPVFVAFAGSLMGFFIIMSYVFLDKAEGVIRAFAVTPSAVWKYLLSKIFVILTTVVISSSIIVIPVMGLKPNYIWFYIFLLITTFGFAAFGLLVASFFDSISKAFGVLYLIMIALMLPGFSYYISSFDPLWLRFFPTYPVLQGFKEILIGNPDITYLGTYSIVFLLGGAILLFLANLRFKKTLTV from the coding sequence ATGAAATTGATGAGTACCTATATAAAAGAAATGAAGATTGCTTTTCGTGGCTTTTATTTCTATATAGAGATTGCTGTAGCCTTAATTCTACTTGTTATTCTGCTAGTGGCTGTAGATACTAAACCAGATAGTGCTGATAAGGAATACGTGTATTATGATATGCCAGAAGAAGTATATGATAGCTTATATGTTGAGGATATACAAGAAGGTAAAATCGTAGATATCAAGGATAAGGAATTTAAACTTAAACCTATTAAGTTCCAATTGACTAATAAGGAAACTGGAGAAGTAACAGAATATGATTTTGTGGATGAGAAAACTATCACTACAGAAGCTAAACAAGCTATAGATAAAGATACTGGTAAAGTTATGAAAACTATATATAGAACCAAAAATGAAGAAGATATGCTTCGCTTATCATACCAGACAGGTAAAATAGGTGCTACAACTACTATGAGTGATACAGGTGAGTTCAGTTACCGTTATATACTACAAGGTTATGAAACAGAGCGTTATTCCGATTTACTATATATTCTGCATACGCTTCCAACAGATGAGATTAGAGCTCAGAGAGATAAACAAGTCATTAGAGAATTAGGGTCAACAGATAGGTTAAATACTAGAGAAGCGGTAGTACCAGTGTTTGTAGCTTTTGCAGGTTCGTTGATGGGATTTTTCATTATAATGTCTTATGTGTTTCTAGATAAGGCAGAAGGAGTCATTCGTGCTTTTGCAGTGACACCATCAGCGGTATGGAAGTATTTGTTAAGTAAGATATTTGTAATATTGACTACAGTGGTCATATCATCAAGCATTATTGTAATTCCTGTAATGGGATTAAAGCCTAACTACATTTGGTTTTACATCTTTTTGCTTATTACAACATTTGGATTTGCAGCATTTGGCTTATTAGTAGCTAGCTTTTTTGATTCTATCAGCAAAGCTTTTGGAGTGTTGTACCTTATCATGATTGCATTGATGTTACCTGGATTCTCCTACTATATTAGTAGTTTCGATCCTCTATGGCTTAGATTTTTCCCAACTTATCCAGTACTTCAAGGTTTTAAAGAAATATTGATTGGTAATCCTGATATAACATATTTGGGAACTTACTCAATTGTATTTTTACTTGGCGGTGCTATATTGTTGTTCCTAGCTAATCTAAGGTTCAAGAAAACATTGACGGTGTAA
- a CDS encoding ABC transporter permease, with protein MSKIFRIFRKDTKIATRDAILIYIIIIPIILAVGILLFAPGLNDSSVKIAMLKSDEAEHVAYMEKYAQIELFNNIEDLERRVNKRDDVVGIAPTDNGYEIIVQGNEAEGLADYPEILNSLYELGVTEENTTATNLSFEKTVPPLKTKLVNMLILLVVMLAGMIISLGIVEEKSDNTISAVNVTPVSQTGFVLGKSALGSITSLVSIILVLLITGYHDVNWLMIILVGFTSMLLSLIIGFLQGLSSSDVIEAAAGVKIMMLPIAGSIAGYELLSDKWQWTMYWSPFYFAYKANDMILSKIADWGTVIICVVAVIVLTLLVYLISIPKIRRGLS; from the coding sequence ATGAGTAAAATTTTTAGAATATTCCGCAAAGATACTAAAATAGCAACAAGAGATGCGATACTGATATACATTATTATAATCCCAATTATATTAGCCGTAGGTATTCTTTTGTTTGCGCCAGGATTGAATGATAGTAGTGTAAAAATAGCTATGTTGAAAAGTGATGAAGCAGAACATGTTGCATATATGGAGAAATATGCTCAAATAGAGTTGTTCAATAACATTGAAGATCTGGAGAGACGTGTTAACAAAAGAGATGATGTTGTTGGGATAGCCCCTACAGACAATGGATATGAGATAATCGTGCAAGGTAATGAAGCGGAGGGTTTAGCAGATTATCCAGAAATATTGAATTCACTGTATGAATTAGGTGTGACGGAAGAAAATACAACTGCGACTAATTTATCATTTGAGAAAACAGTACCACCTCTTAAGACTAAATTGGTGAATATGCTTATACTATTGGTAGTTATGTTGGCTGGAATGATTATTTCATTAGGCATCGTAGAGGAGAAGTCTGATAATACTATAAGTGCTGTTAATGTAACGCCAGTTTCACAGACAGGTTTTGTTTTAGGTAAAAGTGCTCTCGGTAGTATCACATCACTTGTGAGTATTATTTTGGTACTTTTGATAACTGGATATCATGATGTTAACTGGCTGATGATTATACTTGTAGGTTTCACTTCAATGCTACTAAGCTTGATTATTGGATTCTTACAAGGCTTAAGCTCAAGCGATGTAATTGAAGCAGCGGCAGGAGTTAAAATAATGATGCTACCTATAGCTGGTTCCATAGCAGGATATGAACTGCTATCAGACAAATGGCAATGGACAATGTATTGGAGTCCTTTCTACTTTGCATACAAAGCTAATGATATGATTCTATCAAAAATCGCTGATTGGGGTACAGTAATAATATGCGTAGTAGCAGTTATTGTCTTAACTTTACTGGTTTATTTAATTTCAATACCAAAGATAAGAAGAGGCTTAAGTTAG
- a CDS encoding ABC transporter ATP-binding protein yields MISVKNLSHSYNNDGKLAVNNISFQVEKGETFGFLGPSGAGKSTTQGILTGLLKQQDGEVIVAGYDLKKVQNERFNKIGVSFEQSNVYSKLTALENLKYYADLFDVPTRDPIELLKMVGLEDRKHDRAGEFSKGMKHRLTFARSMINSPELWFLDEPTTGLDPAIAAEIKDVIREQKSKGITSFLTTHNMYIADELCDRVAFIIDGEIKLIDTPKNLKLQYGKKLVEVEYVDNGKLIKETLKTIDDKDKNRIANIIKNYDIQTMHTKEATLEEIFIQVTGRGLI; encoded by the coding sequence ATGATATCAGTTAAGAATCTTTCACATTCGTACAATAATGATGGAAAATTGGCAGTTAATAATATTAGTTTTCAGGTTGAAAAAGGAGAAACTTTTGGTTTCCTAGGACCATCAGGTGCTGGGAAATCAACAACTCAAGGTATACTGACTGGATTATTAAAACAACAAGATGGTGAAGTCATAGTTGCAGGCTATGATTTGAAAAAGGTACAAAATGAGCGTTTCAATAAAATAGGTGTTTCTTTTGAACAATCTAATGTATATAGTAAACTGACAGCTCTTGAAAATCTGAAATATTATGCTGATTTGTTTGATGTTCCTACTAGAGACCCTATTGAATTGCTTAAGATGGTAGGTCTAGAAGATAGAAAACATGATCGAGCAGGTGAATTTTCAAAAGGAATGAAACATAGATTGACTTTTGCTCGTTCCATGATTAATAGTCCTGAGTTATGGTTTCTTGATGAACCTACAACTGGACTCGATCCAGCTATTGCAGCTGAGATTAAAGATGTCATAAGAGAGCAAAAATCAAAGGGAATCACTTCTTTTTTGACAACTCATAATATGTATATCGCAGATGAATTATGTGATAGGGTAGCATTCATCATTGATGGTGAGATTAAACTTATTGATACACCTAAGAACTTGAAGTTACAATATGGCAAGAAACTTGTAGAAGTGGAATATGTGGATAATGGTAAACTTATCAAAGAAACTCTTAAGACTATTGATGATAAAGATAAAAACAGAATCGCCAATATAATTAAAAATTATGATATTCAAACAATGCATACGAAAGAGGCAACCCTAGAAGAGATATTCATTCAAGTAACTGGAAGGGGGCTTATATAG